A region of Pleionea litopenaei DNA encodes the following proteins:
- a CDS encoding DUF1249 domain-containing protein produces MSVVKRKYIPDLSGYMAQCELNYALVMRCMQALDNPSVFKEIQAKFRPNRSLSSRENTSVVKSRVSNNTEVDELQTGDSQTEDPQIVEPLLVTIIDEARYTTTVKLKLNLSESSWVDDICLTVRLYHDAQMAEVIEDNRNYTPKPNNRYPTQVRHYRDDKMQRNTLLRQFLNYCFSDSSHKICRPVITAS; encoded by the coding sequence ATGAGTGTAGTTAAGCGAAAATACATCCCTGATTTATCGGGTTATATGGCTCAGTGCGAGTTGAACTATGCGTTGGTCATGCGATGCATGCAAGCGCTCGATAACCCATCGGTGTTTAAAGAAATACAGGCTAAATTCCGACCCAATCGTTCTCTTTCAAGCCGAGAGAATACCAGTGTCGTCAAGAGCCGTGTGAGCAATAATACCGAGGTGGATGAACTTCAGACCGGAGACTCTCAGACTGAAGATCCTCAGATCGTTGAGCCTTTGTTGGTAACGATCATTGATGAGGCTCGTTATACCACAACGGTCAAATTGAAGTTAAACTTGTCAGAAAGCTCTTGGGTAGACGATATTTGCTTAACGGTGAGACTTTACCATGATGCGCAGATGGCAGAAGTGATTGAAGACAATCGCAACTATACACCGAAACCCAATAATCGATATCCGACTCAGGTGCGTCATTATCGAGACGATAAAATGCAGCGAAATACATTGTTGCGGCAGTTCTTGAATTATTGTTTCAGTGATTCGAGCCATAAAATATGCCGACCGGTCATTACGGCTTCTTAA
- the waaA gene encoding lipid IV(A) 3-deoxy-D-manno-octulosonic acid transferase has translation MFRLLYSLIFLLALPMALINLYLKGRQYPSYRTRWKEHFSLFEIPPIENSIWVHAVSVGESLAAIPVIKRLLKEYPQYSIIVTTTTPTGAERVQSLLGDSVIHLYSPYDLPWVVNRFIRKIKPKLTIIMETELWPNFIHYSRKQKVPVIVINARLSARSAHSYARLPIPTNRLLLDPVTHLACQNVADAERFKLLGAEDYKVSVTGSIKFDLQLPNNIDTKTRKIFGDWGAKHFILVAGSTHAGEDEIILSAFRRLIEQGIDAKLIIVPRHPERFDSVFELIVQRGFSVFRRSDRQRELQDEQVFLCDSMGELMYCYHHGDLAFIGGSLIDRGGHNPLEPAALAKPVITGPHVFNFSDVFRSMQQAGAASMVEESNLVSVLIELSQDSKRCKKMGVAGKAVVEANRGAVSRTVKLLHKYLK, from the coding sequence TTGTTTAGGCTACTATATTCGCTCATATTTCTGCTTGCGTTACCCATGGCTCTGATCAATTTGTATCTCAAGGGTCGACAGTATCCAAGTTATCGAACTCGCTGGAAAGAACATTTTAGCTTGTTTGAGATTCCACCTATTGAGAATTCGATATGGGTGCATGCGGTTTCAGTTGGTGAGTCACTTGCTGCTATACCGGTAATTAAGCGGTTGTTAAAAGAGTACCCTCAATATTCAATCATCGTAACTACGACTACTCCGACCGGTGCAGAGAGAGTGCAATCCTTGTTGGGGGATAGTGTCATTCATTTGTATTCTCCCTACGACTTACCTTGGGTGGTCAATCGATTTATTCGAAAAATCAAACCAAAGCTCACTATTATTATGGAAACAGAGCTTTGGCCAAACTTTATTCACTACAGTCGCAAACAAAAAGTTCCAGTGATTGTAATTAATGCGCGGCTCTCTGCACGCTCTGCTCACTCTTATGCGCGCTTACCGATTCCTACCAATCGCCTTTTGCTCGATCCTGTGACGCATTTGGCGTGTCAAAATGTAGCCGATGCGGAGCGCTTTAAACTTTTAGGAGCTGAAGATTACAAGGTGTCGGTGACCGGAAGCATTAAGTTTGATCTTCAACTTCCCAACAATATCGATACGAAAACACGCAAAATATTTGGTGATTGGGGAGCCAAACATTTTATTTTAGTCGCAGGCAGTACTCATGCTGGAGAGGACGAAATTATATTATCTGCATTTCGGCGGTTAATTGAACAAGGCATAGATGCGAAGCTGATAATTGTGCCGCGACACCCAGAGCGATTTGATTCTGTTTTTGAACTGATTGTTCAACGCGGTTTTTCGGTCTTTCGACGCAGTGACCGTCAGCGAGAGCTGCAAGACGAACAAGTGTTTCTGTGTGACTCTATGGGTGAGCTAATGTATTGCTATCACCATGGTGATTTGGCATTTATTGGCGGCAGTCTTATCGATAGAGGCGGGCATAACCCTTTAGAGCCAGCTGCTTTAGCGAAGCCCGTGATTACTGGACCCCATGTATTCAATTTCTCTGATGTCTTTCGAAGCATGCAACAAGCCGGCGCAGCAAGTATGGTTGAAGAGTCCAATTTGGTATCGGTGCTGATTGAATTGAGTCAAGACTCAAAACGATGCAAAAAAATGGGCGTCGCTGGTAAAGCCGTGGTCGAAGCCAATCGTGGTGCCGTTAGCCGAACGGTTAAACTGCTTCATAAATATTTGAAGTAA
- a CDS encoding NUDIX domain-containing protein: protein MKFWITAKRVLFQGFFKIEELTIDHEAFSGERLQNVRREVFKRGEAVGVLLMDRTSRELIMVEQFRVGAAVAGEENPWLLELVAGIVEPGETLEDVASRECFEETGCTPFELFPIHSYWSSPGGSDEKIHLYGAYTDASDALEHAGLESEHEDIRVVKVSWERAFEWLQAGKLNNAMTLIGIQWLMLNSSHLIAENRGKV, encoded by the coding sequence ATGAAATTTTGGATAACGGCGAAGCGCGTCTTGTTCCAAGGCTTTTTCAAAATCGAAGAGTTGACCATTGATCATGAGGCATTTTCCGGCGAGCGACTACAAAATGTTCGCCGAGAAGTGTTCAAGCGTGGCGAAGCTGTGGGGGTTTTATTGATGGATCGCACATCTCGAGAATTGATAATGGTTGAGCAGTTTCGCGTCGGAGCTGCTGTTGCAGGGGAGGAAAACCCCTGGTTATTGGAATTAGTCGCAGGCATCGTTGAGCCAGGTGAAACGTTAGAAGACGTTGCAAGCCGAGAGTGTTTCGAAGAAACCGGGTGTACACCGTTTGAGCTGTTCCCGATACATAGCTATTGGTCGAGTCCGGGGGGGAGTGATGAGAAAATACACCTGTACGGAGCTTACACGGATGCAAGCGATGCGCTTGAGCATGCGGGGCTTGAAAGCGAACATGAGGATATTCGTGTGGTTAAGGTCTCTTGGGAGCGGGCTTTTGAATGGTTGCAGGCGGGCAAGTTGAACAATGCCATGACATTGATTGGGATTCAGTGGCTTATGTTAAATAGTTCACATCTTATTGCTGAAAATCGTGGAAAAGTGTGA
- a CDS encoding TolC family outer membrane protein translates to MKNKLSWLAATSLTLVSIWQPVSAETNLWEIYQQALRNDPTLLASETGLKATEERVDQSFSALLPKLSANLDYAKIQSEGIGYSEPLQQLFPYETEDTENTVAVSLTQVIYDHRAWVGLDIREKQALKAGADHEAQKQTLIVRVAEAYFNVLAAQDGLDFSSAEMKAIQQELEQTNQKFEVGLIAITDVHEAQARYDQAVADNIRAQNTLDNTKESLREITNEYYASLSPLQAKFELRSPEPVNVDEWIKTAEEKNLTLSARKIDKDIAQQTIKVNFAEHYPNLSLIGSYRDTDNTDEFKDIDTENQRTSLTLRLNLPIYSGGETQSKVREAQHLFQQAVHNMESAYRSAVRQTKSAFLGIQASISSVKALQQSTVSSQAALEATQAGFEVGTRTIVDVLNSTRVLYNAKQNLARARYDYILNTLKLKQAAGTLTEQDLRQVNELLK, encoded by the coding sequence TTGAAGAACAAACTATCATGGCTAGCGGCTACCAGCCTGACATTGGTATCCATTTGGCAACCAGTCTCCGCAGAAACCAACTTATGGGAAATTTATCAGCAAGCGCTTCGTAACGACCCGACACTTTTGGCCAGTGAAACGGGGTTGAAAGCGACTGAGGAGCGTGTCGACCAAAGCTTTTCAGCTTTGTTGCCTAAGTTATCTGCAAACCTAGACTACGCGAAAATTCAAAGCGAAGGGATTGGCTATTCAGAGCCACTGCAACAACTATTCCCTTACGAAACTGAAGACACAGAAAACACAGTGGCGGTCTCTTTAACCCAAGTTATCTATGATCACCGAGCATGGGTTGGTCTTGATATTCGAGAAAAGCAAGCGCTGAAAGCGGGTGCTGATCACGAAGCGCAGAAACAAACTTTGATCGTACGAGTAGCAGAAGCCTATTTTAATGTGTTAGCGGCTCAAGACGGCTTAGATTTTTCTAGCGCAGAAATGAAAGCGATTCAGCAAGAGCTAGAGCAAACGAATCAAAAATTTGAAGTTGGATTGATTGCCATTACCGACGTGCACGAAGCACAAGCTCGCTATGACCAAGCCGTTGCGGATAATATTCGCGCTCAAAACACCTTGGATAATACTAAAGAATCGCTTCGAGAAATCACTAATGAATATTATGCCTCGTTATCTCCACTGCAAGCGAAGTTTGAATTGCGTTCTCCTGAGCCAGTGAATGTTGATGAATGGATTAAAACCGCTGAAGAGAAGAACTTAACCTTAAGCGCGAGAAAGATTGATAAAGACATTGCTCAGCAAACCATTAAGGTTAATTTTGCGGAACACTACCCCAACCTATCGTTGATTGGTAGTTATCGAGATACTGACAACACCGACGAGTTCAAAGATATCGATACAGAAAACCAACGCACCTCATTGACATTGCGACTAAATCTTCCGATTTACTCTGGAGGAGAGACTCAGTCTAAAGTCAGAGAAGCTCAGCATTTATTCCAACAAGCCGTACACAATATGGAAAGTGCTTACCGCTCAGCCGTTCGTCAAACAAAGAGTGCGTTTTTGGGTATTCAAGCTTCCATCAGTTCTGTTAAAGCGTTGCAGCAGTCGACCGTTTCTAGTCAGGCGGCACTCGAAGCAACACAAGCAGGATTCGAAGTCGGTACTCGTACCATCGTAGATGTACTAAACAGCACTCGTGTTTTATACAACGCTAAACAAAACCTAGCGCGAGCTCGCTATGACTACATTTTAAACACTCTCAAACTTAAGCAAGCGGCCGGAACCTTAACCGAGCAAGACTTACGTCAAGTGAATGAGTTGTTGAAATAA
- a CDS encoding protein-L-isoaspartate O-methyltransferase family protein — protein sequence MNKDKAQFHMIEQQIRPWNVFDSSILNLMSVIPRELFVPEAFRNLAFADFSIPLAHHQSMYAPREDARMLQALELSESSSVLEIGTGSGFTTALLAKLARSVNTLDTFPEFIDEAQQRLQQLGISNVTYHHETVHQDWLPNDRYSAIVCSPAINFSPMRLLEKLSTSGRLFCVHGELENQYAYIYRKNSTGEVTRERLFEMSTPLIKLETPLEDFIF from the coding sequence ATGAATAAAGACAAAGCTCAGTTTCACATGATAGAACAACAAATACGGCCGTGGAATGTTTTCGACTCGAGCATTCTTAACCTAATGTCAGTAATACCACGCGAATTGTTCGTTCCCGAAGCCTTTCGAAACTTGGCATTTGCAGACTTTTCTATACCGCTTGCCCATCATCAAAGCATGTACGCTCCGCGCGAAGATGCTCGAATGTTACAGGCACTTGAGCTGTCGGAGTCATCCAGCGTACTTGAAATTGGTACTGGTAGCGGATTTACCACGGCATTGCTCGCGAAACTGGCGCGTTCGGTTAACACACTAGATACGTTTCCAGAGTTTATCGATGAAGCTCAACAGCGTTTGCAACAGCTTGGTATTTCTAATGTTACCTACCATCATGAGACTGTTCATCAAGACTGGCTTCCAAACGATCGCTATTCGGCCATTGTATGCTCACCCGCAATCAACTTTTCACCCATGAGGCTTCTTGAGAAACTTTCCACGAGTGGGCGTTTGTTTTGCGTTCACGGTGAGCTTGAGAACCAATACGCCTATATTTATCGTAAAAACTCGACAGGTGAAGTAACTCGAGAGCGGTTGTTCGAAATGTCCACTCCCTTAATCAAGCTAGAAACACCTCTCGAAGACTTTATATTCTAG